A region of the Terriglobia bacterium genome:
CAGGGAACGGCGGTACCGCGATCCGGCGCGAGCGCTGCGGTACAGCCGCGGGACCGTTTCCACATTGTGTGCCAGTACGTCCGGCCGGGCTTCGACCACCTTGCCCAAGGCAATCCGGTCGCCGCGAAAATCGGGGATCAAAACTTCGATCTTGATGCCGTGACAAGCCTGCCGGGTCAGACGGATCGTCTCGGCAAAAATGGAGGCACCCCCATCATCCAGGTCGTCGCGATCCACAGAAGTGATCACGGCATACTTAAGGTTCAGCTGCCGGATCGCTTCCGCAACCCGGCGCGGTTCGTCAAGGTCATAATCGGGAGGCAGGCCCGTTTTCACTGCACAGAATTTGCAGGCGCGCGTACACACGTCCCCCAGGATCATGAAAGTCGCAGTGCCCGCTCCCCAACACTCCCCGATGTTCGGGCAGCGCGCATCCTCGCACACGGTGTTCAGATGTTGCCGGTGCACCAATCGCTTCAGCTCGGAATACCTTTCACCTGCAGGCAGGCGCACCTTCAGCCATTCCGGACGCGGCTTGCGCGCAGGAGCTCGGGTGTCGTCCAGGATCTTGAAGCCGTCGTCGGAACCGGTTTTCATCTTTCAATGATACGGCTAAATTCGACTCGTCCCAAACTCGAACTCTCCGCGGAGCGGGAAGCAAGTCGCCCCGTTCCCCAAACTGCTCCGAGAACAACTCCTCAAAAACGGAAAGGGGCCACGAATGACTCGAACTTCACAAATGGCGCCTGAGCGGCTGCCTTGCAGACTCACCCGGCTTCCGCTTCCTCGAGCCGGTCCAGTACCTGTCTGCCGAACTCGGCCGTGCCGACGGCTTTTTCACCTGCACGGCACAGGTCGCGCGTGCGGTAGCCATCAGCCAGCGTGCGGTCAACCGCCCGGGTGATTCTCAAGGCCAGATCCGCGCGCCCGAACGAAACCTCGAACATCAGCGCGACGCAACCGATGGCCCCAATCGGATTGGCTGCGTCCCCACCCGCCAGGTCCGGCGCAGAACCATGCACGGGCTCGTACAGGGCTGGGCCACTGCCCACACTGGCCGACGGCAGCGTGCCGATGCTGCCGGTCAACACCCCGCCGATATCGCTGAGGATGTCGCCAAAAGTGTTCTCCGTCAGAATGACGTCAAACTGCCTCGGTTTCAGCACCAACTGCATCGCGCAATTGTCCACATATTGGTGAGCCAGAGTCACGTCGGCATAGCTTTCATGAACTTCTTCCACGACCTGCCGCCAGAGCGCACTGACTTCCAGCACGTTGGCCTTGTCGACGGAAGTCACGATCCTGCGGCGTCTTCGGGCGAGATCAAATGCTGTGCGTGCGATGCGTTCAATCTCATCGCGGCCGTAAACCATGGTGTTCAGCCCGACTTCCGAACCGGACTTTCCGGATATCCCCCTCGGCTGCCCGTAATAGAGTCCTCCAGTCAGTTCACGCACCACGACAAGGTCAACCCCCTCGATCACCTCCGGTCTGAGCGGGGAACAAGCGAGCAGGGGCGGGATCTGCCGCACCGGCCGCAGGTTGGCAAAAAGCCCCAGCCCCTTGCGCACACCGAGTAGCCCTTTTTCCGGCCGCAAGTGCGAAGGGAAACCATCCCATTTCGGCCCCCCGACCGCCCCGAGCAGGATGGCATCGCTTTTCCTGCAGGCATCGAGCGTCTCCTCCGGCAAAGGTGTCCCACTGCGGTCCAGAGCGTCACCACCGACAGCCGCCCGTTTCGTCGTTACCGCGAAACCGGCCCACCGGGCCACTTCCTCGAGAATCGCAACCGCCGGAGCAAGCACTTCGGGACCGATGCCGTCACCGGGCAGCAGGCATATCGATTTGGAACCAATCCCTGTCATCATCAAACCTTCCAATCATTATTAGATCTCGCTCAGGACGTGATCGAGCGCGCTCACAAACTCATCGATTTGTTCCCGCGTAATGATAAGAGGCGGTACGAGCCGCAGTGCCGTTCCATGCGCCGCGTTGGCAACGACGCCGCGCCTCAGGAGCTTCTTAACCACTTCCGGCGCAATCGCGCCGACCTCGACTCCCACCATCAGGCCGAGGCCCCGCACATCGCTGATCGATGGGTGTCGGGCTTTCATGGCATGAAGCTTCTGCATCAAGTATTTGCCGTGTTCGGCGGCCTTTGACGCCAATCCTTCGTCTTCGATCACATCCAGGGCTTCGAGCGCAAGCCGGCAAGCCAGCGGTCCCCCGCCGAAGGTGGTCCCGTGCTCCCCGCTTTTCAAGCACTGGCCCACTCTGGCGCTGCCTATTACTGCGCCCAGCGGATAGCCGGCGGCAATCGCCTTAGCCAGAGTCAGGAGGTCCGGTTGTATTTGAAAGTGTTGGAAGGCAAAGTGCTTGCCGGTTCTCGCAAATCCGGTCTGAATCTCGTCGAGAATCAGCAATGCCCCATGGCGATCGCAAAGTTCTCTGGCGGCTGCCAGGAAATCCGCCGGTATGGGCCTGACGCCAGCCTCCCCTTGAATCGGTTCGAGAACCAGGGCGCAAACGCGATCATCGAAAGCCTTGGTCAACGCTGCCGGTGTGAGCTCCGATACAACTCCGACGTCTGCGAGCAAGGGGCGGAATGGTGCCTGGTACTTCTCCTGCGCCGTGATGCTCAGAGCGCCGAATGTGCGCCCGTGGAAGGAGTTCTTGAGGCACAGGAACCGCGTTTTTCCCTCATGTCCCTGGCTTCGGGAATAGGCTCTCGCTATCTTGAGCGCTCCCTCCATCGCCTCGGTGCCGCTGTTGGTGAAGAAGACCCTGGACAATCCTGTTATTTCAGCAAGCCGTTTAGCGAGTTGTCCCTGATAGGGATGGTAAAGAAGGTTGGAGCAGTGCATCAGCATCTGCGCCTGCTCCTGAAGGACCTTCAATATGCGCCGGTGCCGATAGCCCAATGAGTTGACTGCGATGCCGGCGAGAAAGTCGAGATAGCGGCGTCCCTCGAGGTCGAACACGTAGGCGCCTTCCCCGCGCGCGAGAAAGAGCTCGTAGCGCGAGTATGTGGAAAACAGATACGTGCTTTCCAGCGCTCTAATCTCCTCCGCGCTTATGCGCGCATACCGATCCGGAACGTCAACGATTGTCATGGAACCATCTCCTTCCCGAAAGATCGTAAATTATAATCGTGATGCGACCGAAACCCAATAAATCTCCTTCGGGCCGGCATGCGCGCCGCGCGACACCCGGGCGCATGCATATTGCCGCCAGCCTCGAGCGCTCAATGCGGAAGATGCGGAGGGGAGCAGGGGGACGCAGAGCATTGATAGCCTCCGCCTCCTCTGCATGAGTCGTTCGTTTTCGACTCCTATTTTCCCTGCCAGCCGCGACGGCCCTGCCAGAGTTCGGATCGTGAAAAACCCAAACCCGCAACTTTTTCACTGTTGAGGGCTCTGCGCGCAAGGATTATGATCTTTGCATTCAGGAGCAGCGTTGGGATTATGACCACTCGATGCGCCACGTTGCTGGCGCTTGCGCTTATGTATGGGGCAACGACCATGTCAGGACAGGATCGCAATGCACGCAGCATCTCGGGAACCAGGTCCCCCGTGCTGGCGCGGAACGGGATGGTTTGCACAAGCCAGCCGCTGGCTACCGCAGCGGGGCTCAGAATTCTTCAGGAAGGCGGGAATGCGATAGATGCCGCTGTTGCTGCGGCCGCCGTCCTGAACGTGGTCGAGCCTCACATGACGGGCATCGGCGGCGATATGTTCGCCATTGTCTACTGGAATAAGACCGGCGAACTGATCGGTCTGAATGCCAGCGGCCGTTCACCCTATGCTATGACCCTGGAATACCTGAAGAAAAAGGGCTATGCAAGCATGCCCCAGGATGGTGTTGACACGATCACAGTGCCCGGCGCGCTCGACGGCTGGTGCTCTCTTGTCGAGAGATTCGGCACCCTCAAGCTGGAGCGCATCCTGGCCTCGGCGGTTGATTATGCCGAGAAGGGTTTCCCGGTTTCGGAAATCATTGCCAACCAATGGAATGAGCAATCCGCAAAGCTCGCCAAGGATCCGTGGGCCGCGAAGACCTATCTTCCCGGCGGCAGGGCGCCGGCACATGGCGAGATCGCCTCCAACAAAAACCTGGCCGCGACCATGCGTCTGATCGCATCCGAAGGACGCAAGCCGTTCTACAACGGAGAGATCGCGGGCAAGATCGTGGAGGCGGTACGATCTCATGGAGGGGTGCTCAGCAGGAAGGATCTCGCAGATCACGGATCCGAATGGGTCAAGCCGATCAGCATCAACTACAAAGGGTACGACTTCTACGAATTACCTCCCAATGGGCAGGGTCTCGTTGCCCTGGAAATGCTGAATATCCTCGAAGGATATGATCTCAAGGCCTGGGGACACAATTCTGCAAGCTACCTTCATCATCTGGTCGAGGCCAAGAAGCTGGCTTTTGCTGATCGGGACTTCTACATCAGCGATCCGCAATTCGTCCGGATCCCCCTGGACCGGTTCCTGTCCAAGGACTACGCAGCGGAGCGACGGAAGCTCATTCCCCCGAACCAGGCCCGCGAGGAGTACCGCCCGGGAGGTTCGGAGCAGAGCGACACCGTCTACCTCACCGTCGTCGACAAGGATCACAATGCGGTGAGCTTCATCAACAGCCTGTACAGCGAGTTTGGATCGGGAATCGTCGCTGGAGACACAGGGATTTGCTTGCAGAGCCGCGGTTCGAGCTTCAAGCTGGATGAGGTTTCATGGAATCGCATTGAACCGCACAAGCGCCCAATGCATACGATCATCCCGGCGATGGTGTTGAAAAACGGCAAGCCATACTTCAGTTTTGGCGTCATGGGGGGAGATAATCAGCCGCAGGCCCACGTGCAGGTCTTCCTGAATCTGGTGGAGTTCGGCATGAACGTCCAGGAGGCCGGAGAGGCAGCCCGGTTCCGGCACACCGGCGGGCAGCTCGGAGTCGAATCCGGGATCGGGACCGATGTGCGGAGGCTGCTCACGTTGATGGGACACCGCGTTGTCGTGATGAACGACAGTTTCGGTGGCTATCAGGGTATCATCATCGATCCAGTCACCGGCGTGCTGATGGGCGGGAGCGATCCACGTAAAGACGGATGTGCCATGGGGTGGTAACCGCCCTGCCGTGAGCTTTGGAATTTGCGTCTGATGGCCGATATCATGTCACCGCTGTTTTACGTTCCCGGCCTTCTGTTCGAGGGCCTGGTGCGCCTGCGCAACCGATTGTACGATGCGTCTCTTCTGCGGCAGGACCGTCTCCCTTACCCTGTAATCAGCATCGGAAATCTGACTCTGGGAGGCAGCGGCAAAACACCGTTGGTCATTCATCTGGCGCAGACGGTCGCCCGAATGGGCGGAACGCCGGCGCTGCTGAGCCGGGGTTATGGTAGATTGGCAAAGAAACCCGTTGTTTTGTCGCCTGGTGAAGAGGTTCGCTTGCCGGTGCAGGTCCTGGGCGACGAACCCGCGCTTGTGCGACAGCGCGCGCCGCAGCTCTGGCTCGGAATCTCACCGGATCGTCATGCCGTCGGCCTTCAGATTGCTCAGCGCAATGTGCACCCGCTGTTCATTCTCGACGACGGCTTCCAGCATCGCCGCCTCAAGCGTGATCTGGATATCGTGGTGGTTGACCGCTCCCAGCCATTGGCCGGCAATCGTATGCTGCCCGGCGGGACGCTGCGGGAGCCGCTGGCAGGCCTCCGCAGGGCCGACTTGGTGGTGATCAACGGCCATTGCGGCAATCCGGAGCACGACCCTGTCGAGGCCTTGATTCGAAAAATCAAGCAAAACGCGTCAGTTTTTCACTGCACCCAGGCCATTGAGCGCCTGGTGCCGTTCACCGCCTGGCGGACAGGAGACTGCCAGGCCGCGCCGTACCCGGATGCCGGCCCTGCCTTTCTCGTAGCTGCCATCGGAAACCCAGAGAGGTTTCGCCGGGACGTTCAAGGGCTCGGAGCCGACATCCTGGGGGTGCGGTTCTTTCGAGACCATTTCTGCCTGCAACGGAGCCACTGGCTGTCCTGCGCCGCCGAGGCGCGCGCCGTGGGAGCAGCCGCACTCATCACGACCGAAAAGGACGCCATCAAGCTGACTGATGCGCTTGACCTTCCGATTTTCGTGGCGGCACAATCCGTCCATCTGTCCGAGCAGCAGGATCTGGAGTGGAGACTCCGAGCCATGATTGAAGGTGACAGGTGAGCCATTTTGATCCTAACCGGGTTCAGAGGCTGTTGGTCCGCGGCACCAACTGGGTCGGCGACGCCGTCATGTCTGTCCCTGCCCTCAAGGAGATCCGTCGCCGGTTTCCGAACGCCCGCATTTCCTTGCTCGTTCGTCCTTGGGTGCAGGATGTTTATGCCGCGGCCGATTTCGTCGATGAGATCCTTCTGTACCATAAACCAGGAAAGCACCAGGGTTGGAATGGAATGCGACGGCTCGCCGTGGAGCTCCGGCGCCGCCGTTTCGAGATGACCATCCTGCTCCAGAATGCCATAGAGGCTGCCCTGATCGCCTTCTGGGCGCGCATTCCCCTCAGGCTTGGGTACGCACGCGACGGGCGGAGGTTGCTGCTCACACATGCGATACAAATTGACCCTGCCGTGAGCGGCCTGCACCAGGCTTATTACTATCTGGGAATTCTCGCGGGCGCCGGGTTGATCGAAAACAGGCCATGGGAACACACCGATTACCGGTTGGACTCAATCGAGATCCGCGTGCGCGAGTCCGACTCGAGGGCTGCCCGGGAAATGCTGCGCACCCATGGGATAGATCCCGGCGCCCCAGTTGTCGGGCTCAATCCGGGCGCTTCCTATGGCAGCTCCAAGCGTTGGCCGACGGAGAGATTTGCAGCAGTCGCCGACACGCTCGCGCGCGAATTCGGGGCGCGCATCGTCATTTTCGGCGCCCCGAGGGAAATCCAAGTCGCATGCGAGGTCGCTGCGAGAATGATCTCGCAGCCCGTTGTCCTGGCTGGGCGAACGACGCTCGGCCAGCTTATGGGCCTCATCCGGGAATGTAACCTTTTCATCACCAACGACTCCGGCCCCATGCACCTTGCTGCGGCGCTCAATGTGCCGCAGCTGGCAATTTTCGGCTCCACGAGCGAAATTGCCACCGGCCCCCTCAGCGACCGGGCTCAGGTCATCAAGCATCAGGTCGACTGCAACCCATGTTTTCTGAGAGAGTGCCCGATAGACTTCCGGTGCATGCTCGGAGTCGCGGTAGATGACGTTGTCAGGGCAGCGCGGGGAAAACTCTCGGTGATTGACGCCGGCGGAGAGGTGAAGAATTGAAATTGTCGCGGCCGGAATTGCTCGAGCGTGGAAGCATCCCCCCGGACATCCCTGGCTCAAGCCGTCCCGGTCCGCGATGTTCTCCTGAGTCACCCGTAAATTAAACCTGTCCCCGCTTGTCAGCTGTGACTGTGATCACCTAATGAAGGGATTGTCTCAACGTCTTGAAATATCTGTGATTGCCGGGGCTCCGCCTCTTTGCTAGAGTCATGACTTTTGGGGGCCGAGATGAAGGGTGCGGTTTTTCTCGATCGAGACGGCACAGTGAGCGAAGAGGTAGGGTACGTCAATCACATCGATCGCTTCCACATATTCCCATGGTCGGCCCAGGCTGTGCGCAAGCTCAACCAGGCCGGGATTCCGGTTGTTCTGGTGACGAACCAGAGCGGCATTGCCCGAGGCTATTTTCCCGAGAGCCTGGTCCAGGAAATGCACCTCAAGCTCCAGGCCGAGTTGGGCCGCTTCGAGGCTCGGCTCGACGCCATTTATTATTGCCCGCATCATCCGGATGGCAAGGTGGAGGCGTATCGCAAGGTCTGCTCCTGTCGAAAGCCCGCGCCCGGCATGCTGCAGCGCGCCGCACACGATCTCGGCCTGGACTTAGGTGCGAGTTTCCTGGTCAGCGATCGCTATCAGGATTTGTCCATGGCATTCCAGGTCGGAGCGCGTGGGGTGCTGCTCCTCTCCGGCTATGGGAAAGGAGAATACCTTCATTTCAAGGATACCTGGCCCAGACCCCCGGACTGCGTCGCTGCGAATCTGCTCGAAGCCGTGGATTGGATCCTGCAGCAAATTGCGAGCTGAGGACATGCCGGAAACGAGAATCGGATCGAACTGCCGGAGGGTTTGATCAGGAATTCATCATGTCGCCGTCGTTTATCCTGGCGATGCTGTATATCCCTGCTATTATTCTTTTTTCCCATCTTGGTAAACCTGGAGTAGCTCGCACATGACGAATCGCTTGCAGACACGCGACCGGCTGCTTCGAATCGTGGGTCAGTTCGATAGCCGCAGACTTGCCGTCGCCGGTGACCTCATTGCGGATCAGTTTCTCTATGGCCAGACCTCGCGAGTATCCCGCGAAGCTCCCGTTCTTGTCCTTCAATACCGTGACCTGATCCGCGTGCCCGGTGGAGCCGCGAACGCAGCCAATAACCTCCTGGATCTAGATTGCCGTGTGATGCTGATCGGCGCTGTTGGGCGCGATCCGGCCGGCGCGGATCTGATTGGAATTCTTGGGGAAAAAGGAGCCGATGTTCGTCATATCACTCGGGTGGAAGCCTACTCGACGCCGGTCAAGACGAGAATTCTCGCAGGAGCTCACCATTCTTCGCCCCAGCAGATCGTTCGCGTAGACAGGGAGTCCAAGTTGCCTGCTGAGTTGCCGTCTCCCTGGCGCAAACTGCGTCGCGCCTTCCAGAAGTTGGACGGCATCATAATCAGCGACTATGGATACGGAGCCGCCAATCCTTCCCTGGTCCAGGAACTCAACCGCATGCGCAAGCATTCGGGCATTCCTCTGGTTGTCGACTCGCGATTCCGCATGGCGCAATTCCATGACGTTACCTCCATGACCCCCAACATCACCGAGCTGGAAGCGTCCGCGGGCGTCTCCATTCGGGGAGATCAGCAGATCCTGCACAAGGTGGCCCGCGGAATCCTGCGGAAGCAGAAACTAGGCTCACTCCTTGTGACGCAGGGCCGTTTCGGCATGACGCTGCTCGAACCACGCCGGGCTCCGGTCCATATCCCGATCTTCGGCACGGACGAGGTTGCTGATGTCACCGGTGCCGGCGACACCGTGATCGCTGTCTTTACGCTTGCCCTCTCCTGCGGCGCCTCGCCGGAGGACGCGGCCCGCCTCGCCAACTACGCAGGCGGCATCGTGGTTATGAAAAGGGGTACGGCGACCGTCAATCGCGAGGAATTGTATTCCGCTATCAGGCATGACATGTCTTCCTAGGGGCTGTCCGATTCGCACATGGTTATCGATCCCAAATCCAAAATCAGGAGCGTCACCGAGCTTGAGAAGCTGATTGCCGGCGCCCGGGACGCCGGGCGCCGGGTAGTCTTCGGCAACGGCTGCTTCGACCTGATTCACGTTGGCCATATCCGCTATCTCCAAGGGGCCAGAGCCCTCGGTGACCTTCTTGTTGTAGGAATTAACAGTGACGCCTCCGTGCGTGCTTTGAAAGGCACAGGAAGGCCGTTGCAGCCGCAAGGCGAGCGGGCAGAGATCATCGGATCACTGGAGTGCGTGGACTATCTGGTCCTTTTCGATGCCCCCACCGTCGAGGAGCTGTTGCTGGCTCTGAAACCGGACATCCATGCCAAGGGGACCGACTACACGAGCGAAAGCGTGCCCGAGCACGATATCGTCCGCTCCTATGGCGGCAAGGTGGCGATTGTCGGTGATCCCAAGGCACATTCTTCACGAGATTTGATCGGGACCATCCTGGCAAAAATGAGCCGATGAGAGATTCCCGTAGACTTTTGATCATTCGCCTCAGTTCGCTCGGCGACATCATCCATACGCTCCCCGCATTCCAGAGTTTGCGTTCTGCCGATCCCGAAGCCCGGATCGACTGGCTGGTCGAACGCAGGTTGGCGTTTCTCCTCAGTGCCGTCGAGGGCATTGATGAGATCCTGCCCGTGGACACTCGGGCGCTTCGGGCGGACCCGGCGCACCGCGAGAGCTGGCGCCGGCTTCTCGAACCCATCCGCGCAGTGCGCGCGCGGCACTACGACGTCGCCATCGACTTTCAAGGATTGCTCAAGACGGCCTTCCTGAGCCTGGCGAGCGGAGCCAAAAGCCGCATCGGATTCTCGAAGGCACTGGTGCGGGAGCGCCCGGCGCACTGGTTCTACCACCACGCCGTCGAAAAGCCCGCCACCCCCATGCATGTGGCGCGCCTGAATCTGCTCCTGGCACAGAAGGCCGGTGGCGCCCCTGGTGAGCTGCACGTGCGCCTGAGAGCGCCGGAAACAGACGTCCGTGCGATCGAGAACCACTTATTCGAGGAGCAACTTTCGGATTTTGTCGTCATCAACCCTGGAGGAGGCTGGCCGACCAAGTTATGGGAACCGGCTTGTTACGGCGCCTTGGCGGCGCGCATCCAAGGCGAATTGCGAACTCGCGTGGTCGTCACCACAGGCCCGGGGGAAGAGTCGCTTTATCAACTGATTGCGGACCATTGCACGGAACCGGTGCCCGTTCATTTTCATGTTCCCTTCCTGCAGCTGATTCCTCTGTTCCGGAGGGCGCGGCTCCTGGTCGCCGGAGACACGGGTCCGCTTCATCTCGCCTGTGCCCTGGAAACCCCGGTTGTGGGAATATTGGGACCGACCTCTCCAGTCAGGAACGGGCCCTGGTCGGGGAACGATGAGGTGGTGGCACACCATCTCCCCTGTAGCTTCTGCAACGGGAGGTCGTGCCCGACTCAGAACGAGTGCATGGATATTTCGGTGGAAGAGGTTTTCGCGGCGGTGGTGCGCCGCCTGGAGCGAGCGAAGTGAGGATCTCCTCTCTTGTCCACAATAGAATAGTCGCCGTAGTAAGCCTCGTCGTAGCCGCCGCCGGTCTTCTACCGGTCGCCTCGATCTCCCCTGCCGAGGCGGCGGGAAGTCCCGCCGCGACAGTCTCGGGATCGGGGCTCTTTGCGATAGGCGAACGCCTGGTTTATGACGTCGATTGGAACCCGCCCTGGTATCTCTTCTTCCTGCCGCCGATGGAGGCTGGCAAAGCCACCCTGAGCCTCGCGGAGGGAACGCAGTATCAGGGCCGCAGGGCGCTCAAGATCATATTCACGGCACGATCCAGCGGTACACTCACGAAGATGGCCGGCATTACAATCGATGATTACTACGAATTTACCACCGATGCCGAAACCTTCTGCACCTTCTGCGTAACGAAAAGAGAGCGCGAAGGAAAACGCATGCGCGACATCGATCTCGTCTATATGCCTGACCGCAGACAGCTTCATTTGCGCGAAGTCGATGTTTCCACGCCCGTCCACAGGGTTCTCAGGGACACGGACTACGATGGCATACCCCCTTGTGTGAAAGATCTTTTTTCGGCACTTTACGCTGTGAGGCAAACCAATCTTGAGGCGGGCTCCTTGACCCGGGTTCTCGTGGGCGAAAACCAGACCGTCAAGGAAGTCGAAGTCCGAGTGGAGAAACAGGAGCGGGTCTCCACACCAATGGGAGACTACAATGCCTGGCGAGTCAACACCATTGCAGTGTTGGGAGGCCTTTTCAAGAGCGGCGGGCAATTTCGTATGTGGCTATCGGCCGACGAACGCCGCATGCCGGTCAAGTTTGAGGCAAAAGTGAGTCTGGGAAAAGTAACCGGCAGCCTGCAGGAAGCACACTTTGGATCTTGGATTGCCGATTTTGGATTTGAAAGCCGGCTGCTGGGAAGGATCACCTGCGAATTCGTTGGTGACAAAATCCACAGTCCAGAATCCGAGTTTTCAAAGCGTCGGAGGCGTCCATAAGCCGAATTCTGTTTCCCTGCGAAGCAGAGACGGCAATCATTCATCTGGTCCCGGGATCACTCCCGGGATCTAGCGGTCTACCCAAAAGCATCGGACGGGCCATCCTTAATCCCTTTCGGGATCGCTTTTCTATTTGACCTTGCTCCGTGTGGGGTTTGCCCTGCCGTCATTGTTGCCAATAACGCGGTGCGCTCTTACCGCACCTTTTCACCCTTACCCCCAGTGATGAGGGCGGTATATTTTCTGTGGCACTTTCCGTAGGGTCGCCCCTCCCTCGCGTTACGAGGCACACTGCCCTGTGGAGTTCGGACTTTCCTCGATCCTGGAAACTGGACCGCGATTGCCTGTCCGCCTCCGACAGCCAATATTCTAATCAACTTTGCCGCGAATTGACACGAATAACCTGGAATCCGAGAGACCTTACTGCAGAATCCTGCTGGTTCGGGAGGAAAATCAACGTCTCAACGCAGAGCTCGCAAAGAGTGAGCATCATGAGCAAACCCTGCGTTGAGATTCTTTAGTAATCGGCTCTTCTACTTGGCTTTGACGTTGGCGGCGGCCGTATCCGGTTTCACGAGGCCAAGTAGCTGCCGCAGCTTGCCGTCCAACTCGAGCGCAATGTCACGATGCTCGCGCAGGAACTGTTTTGCGGCTTCCCGTCCCTGTCCCAGGCGCTCGGTCTTGTAGGAAAACCAGGATCCGCTCTTTTCGAGAAGCTTACGTTCGAGGGCAAGATCGACCAGGTCCCCTTCGTACGAAATACCCTGATTGTAAAGGATGTCGAACTCAGCCTCACGGAACGGGGGCGCGAGCTTGTTCTTGACCACCTTGGCCCGCGTTCGGTTCCCGACCACCACGTCGCCCTCCTTGATCGATCCGATGCGCCGGATGTCGACACGGATCGAAGAGTAAAACTTGAGAGCGCGGCCTCCGGTAGTGGTTTCCGGATTGCCGAACATGACGCCGATCTTCTCGCGCATCTGGTTTATAAATATGAGGCAGGTGTCGGACTTTGACACGATGGCGGTCAGCTTGCGCAAGGCCTGCGACATCAGCCTGGCCTGTAGGCCGGGGAGGGAGTCGCCCATTTCCCCCTCCAACTCCGCCTTGGGTACGAGGGCGGCCACCGAATCAATGACCAGAATATCAATCGCCCCACTACGAACGAGAACCTCAGCGATCTCCAGCGCCTGCTCGCCGCTGTCGGGCTGCGACACGAGAA
Encoded here:
- the lipA gene encoding lipoyl synthase, producing the protein MKTGSDDGFKILDDTRAPARKPRPEWLKVRLPAGERYSELKRLVHRQHLNTVCEDARCPNIGECWGAGTATFMILGDVCTRACKFCAVKTGLPPDYDLDEPRRVAEAIRQLNLKYAVITSVDRDDLDDGGASIFAETIRLTRQACHGIKIEVLIPDFRGDRIALGKVVEARPDVLAHNVETVPRLYRSARAGSRYRRSLDLLLHAKSFGPEMVTKSSIMLGLGEQLDEVVGVMKDLRGVRVDILTLGQYLQPTKQHLPVERFYTPAEFSDLRSIGLSLGFSYVESGPLVRSSYHAEKQEIIFK
- the leuB gene encoding 3-isopropylmalate dehydrogenase, with amino-acid sequence MTGIGSKSICLLPGDGIGPEVLAPAVAILEEVARWAGFAVTTKRAAVGGDALDRSGTPLPEETLDACRKSDAILLGAVGGPKWDGFPSHLRPEKGLLGVRKGLGLFANLRPVRQIPPLLACSPLRPEVIEGVDLVVVRELTGGLYYGQPRGISGKSGSEVGLNTMVYGRDEIERIARTAFDLARRRRRIVTSVDKANVLEVSALWRQVVEEVHESYADVTLAHQYVDNCAMQLVLKPRQFDVILTENTFGDILSDIGGVLTGSIGTLPSASVGSGPALYEPVHGSAPDLAGGDAANPIGAIGCVALMFEVSFGRADLALRITRAVDRTLADGYRTRDLCRAGEKAVGTAEFGRQVLDRLEEAEAG
- a CDS encoding aspartate aminotransferase family protein, with translation MTIVDVPDRYARISAEEIRALESTYLFSTYSRYELFLARGEGAYVFDLEGRRYLDFLAGIAVNSLGYRHRRILKVLQEQAQMLMHCSNLLYHPYQGQLAKRLAEITGLSRVFFTNSGTEAMEGALKIARAYSRSQGHEGKTRFLCLKNSFHGRTFGALSITAQEKYQAPFRPLLADVGVVSELTPAALTKAFDDRVCALVLEPIQGEAGVRPIPADFLAAARELCDRHGALLILDEIQTGFARTGKHFAFQHFQIQPDLLTLAKAIAAGYPLGAVIGSARVGQCLKSGEHGTTFGGGPLACRLALEALDVIEDEGLASKAAEHGKYLMQKLHAMKARHPSISDVRGLGLMVGVEVGAIAPEVVKKLLRRGVVANAAHGTALRLVPPLIITREQIDEFVSALDHVLSEI
- the ggt gene encoding gamma-glutamyltransferase, giving the protein MTTRCATLLALALMYGATTMSGQDRNARSISGTRSPVLARNGMVCTSQPLATAAGLRILQEGGNAIDAAVAAAAVLNVVEPHMTGIGGDMFAIVYWNKTGELIGLNASGRSPYAMTLEYLKKKGYASMPQDGVDTITVPGALDGWCSLVERFGTLKLERILASAVDYAEKGFPVSEIIANQWNEQSAKLAKDPWAAKTYLPGGRAPAHGEIASNKNLAATMRLIASEGRKPFYNGEIAGKIVEAVRSHGGVLSRKDLADHGSEWVKPISINYKGYDFYELPPNGQGLVALEMLNILEGYDLKAWGHNSASYLHHLVEAKKLAFADRDFYISDPQFVRIPLDRFLSKDYAAERRKLIPPNQAREEYRPGGSEQSDTVYLTVVDKDHNAVSFINSLYSEFGSGIVAGDTGICLQSRGSSFKLDEVSWNRIEPHKRPMHTIIPAMVLKNGKPYFSFGVMGGDNQPQAHVQVFLNLVEFGMNVQEAGEAARFRHTGGQLGVESGIGTDVRRLLTLMGHRVVVMNDSFGGYQGIIIDPVTGVLMGGSDPRKDGCAMGW
- the lpxK gene encoding tetraacyldisaccharide 4'-kinase, yielding MADIMSPLFYVPGLLFEGLVRLRNRLYDASLLRQDRLPYPVISIGNLTLGGSGKTPLVIHLAQTVARMGGTPALLSRGYGRLAKKPVVLSPGEEVRLPVQVLGDEPALVRQRAPQLWLGISPDRHAVGLQIAQRNVHPLFILDDGFQHRRLKRDLDIVVVDRSQPLAGNRMLPGGTLREPLAGLRRADLVVINGHCGNPEHDPVEALIRKIKQNASVFHCTQAIERLVPFTAWRTGDCQAAPYPDAGPAFLVAAIGNPERFRRDVQGLGADILGVRFFRDHFCLQRSHWLSCAAEARAVGAAALITTEKDAIKLTDALDLPIFVAAQSVHLSEQQDLEWRLRAMIEGDR
- the waaF gene encoding lipopolysaccharide heptosyltransferase II, with the translated sequence MSVPALKEIRRRFPNARISLLVRPWVQDVYAAADFVDEILLYHKPGKHQGWNGMRRLAVELRRRRFEMTILLQNAIEAALIAFWARIPLRLGYARDGRRLLLTHAIQIDPAVSGLHQAYYYLGILAGAGLIENRPWEHTDYRLDSIEIRVRESDSRAAREMLRTHGIDPGAPVVGLNPGASYGSSKRWPTERFAAVADTLAREFGARIVIFGAPREIQVACEVAARMISQPVVLAGRTTLGQLMGLIRECNLFITNDSGPMHLAAALNVPQLAIFGSTSEIATGPLSDRAQVIKHQVDCNPCFLRECPIDFRCMLGVAVDDVVRAARGKLSVIDAGGEVKN
- a CDS encoding HAD family hydrolase, producing MKGAVFLDRDGTVSEEVGYVNHIDRFHIFPWSAQAVRKLNQAGIPVVLVTNQSGIARGYFPESLVQEMHLKLQAELGRFEARLDAIYYCPHHPDGKVEAYRKVCSCRKPAPGMLQRAAHDLGLDLGASFLVSDRYQDLSMAFQVGARGVLLLSGYGKGEYLHFKDTWPRPPDCVAANLLEAVDWILQQIAS